A segment of the Suncus etruscus isolate mSunEtr1 chromosome 7, mSunEtr1.pri.cur, whole genome shotgun sequence genome:
GAGGCCAGCTCCCCTGGTCAATTCCGAGGCCCCTGCTTCAAAGTCAGTGCAAAATCCACATACCTGAACAGGAAATATTTCAACTGTGAAACAGGAAACTACTTTTCTGTACTCACCATAGATCCATACTTGTAAATACACATTATTTCTATGCCTGATAGAAGAAAATTTGCGAAAATGTAGTCTTATATGTTATAAAGGCTTCATCATTTGTGCTCTCAAATTtatatctcatattttcagtTGTATTTATAGACTAatgttacaataaaaatgtatggTTCCACTTAATATGGCAAAAGAGCAATATAAATGACTTCAAATTCACTAGCAGTCAATCAAAGgattcttgttttaaaatattttataaatgtggtCTGAGTAAAAAAACACATGATTACAAATACCGTTTAATTGTGACTTGCTTCAAAGAACCAAGTATGGTTACTTACCATGAGGGTCGGCATCGACAAGGGTGAACATGGGAATGTGGAACGTCTCCCATAACTTCCTGACAAAAAGTCTCGTGTTCAGGTCAGGCACTCCCTTCCCCTAAAAACGAGATAGAAATGAAGTGCGATAGTCCAGTAGAATGAAgctattgaggggccagagagatagcatggaggtaagacgtttgccttgcatgcaaaagggcggtggttcgaatcccggcatcccatatggtccccgagtctgccaggaacgatttctgagcgtagaaccaggaggaacccctgagcactgccaggtgtgacccccccccaaaaaaaagagtgaagctATTGACATGATATCCTTATTTCACCAAAAGTTTGGAAGAAAATACTTCCCCTGTGATCTCCTTTGGAATATTCTGGGGACCCACTGGCTAAGAAATAAGAGATTCCTTTCAACTGTGAGAGCGTGTCTGTCATTTTGACTCACTCTGACCCCAGGCTTCTCCAGGCTACTGGAGTAACCCTGAAAAAAGGCTTCTTTTTCTCAGTATTCTCCTCTAACAATCCTTCCCTTTTGACCCTGACACCAACATGACCACCtacagctcctgacaggctccctGACTCCTGATCCTCCTGCACCTGATGCTTCTGAGACTTCAGCATGGCATCACGAGGGCCCCTGGGACCACTTGAGCTCTCTGCTCTCTGAAGCCTTATGGTTCTAGATCAGCTATACCTCCAACATTTATGTGACACGAAATATGTAGGCTCCTTTTGACTAAATTAATTAACTTACTCACTTGATAAACCAGTGTAGAAAAGGAGGAGCACCTTTTGCTCAACTCCCCACCAGAGCTACACTCACTATTGAAACTTGGAATTTTAATCAGACTCAGAAATGtctaaatgaggggccggagagagcacagcagtgtttgccttgcaagcagccgatccaggacctaacgtggttggttcgaatcccggtgtctcatatggtcctccgtgcctgccaggagctatttctgggcagatagccaggagtaacccctgagcaccgcctggtgtggcccaaaaaccaaaaataaaataaaataaaataaaataaatgtctaaatGAACTTCTTGGATATTTTTGCTCTATAACTCCAAAGGATTCTTCCTAGTGATCATAGAATGCATAAAACAGTAAATGCAGTGAATTATGTTAGTCTTGGACTGTATTAAAGGTGAGATACCGTAACCATGATGCAGGGAGACATTTTGTGGCAAAAGCAGTCATCTAGAAGTCGCTGAAATGTTGCATCTTTCTCTACAattaatagaaattttgcatCTGTGACTAAATCTGAAGAAGTTAAGGCtaataaacagaaacaagactATTTCAGTTTCACCAGTAACTGAAAAGCATCTCTGTGCGTCTGTAGGTCTGTCTTTCCTATGAGGCAGTGAGCACTTTTACAAGTCCTGAAGAACAGACCATGGTGTGTCCATCTTGGCCCTTCTGGACCACATTTGCTGGTTTACTCAGTGAAACTTGACTTATTAGAGTCATGAGTGAATGAACTCTCTAGAAATGTATGTAGTCTTCTCCTCTAAAAGGATACTCTGAATCCCTTGAATATTAGAGGGCACAGCAATAgcctaagttaaaaaaaaaaaagactttattaagGATAGCATTTTTACCTTTGTCCCaatgactttatattttcatttttctcttggttTCCAGAATTGTATTCTTCagttataaagtatatattattaagctaatatataatatgtactaataatctataaaatgtgcaataatatatacatataagcttCGTATATGTGTATCtgaatatatttcacatatgtgtatatgaagAAGAAAACCAGCAGGAAACATTTTCTCAGAAAGAAGAGAGATGCATGACCCCAAACTACTTGCCAGCAGATGAGAATTCCCTGAAAGCAAGAAGGAAGACCTTCTGGAGGCCAGTATCATATCTGTTCCCTTTGTCCTTTTCAAATTGGTAAGTTGGCCCTTTCTAAATTTTGTGCTAGTTTGTTGCTGCGGGCTTTCTACATCTCACAATCTAGCAAATAGCATAGACTGAAGCACTCATTTCACTGAAAATGGTAGGAAATTTATAAAATACCCttgataaataaaagaatcaagcTTCACGCTACCTGAAGTCAACtggattttgggttttgtttttgctgtcataaaaccagggatcaaacccagggtcctGAGACTGCACCAGACATTTGCTCTTCCACCCCCTCCCATTCCCACAGTGTTTCTTTTATGATGCCACTTGGTCTTGGGCCTATTTTGAAGCTCTGTAATATAGAACCCTGTAAATCAGGTTATCTATTCATCCTTCAGTTTTAGTTTAAAATCTTAATCTATATACAAGGAAGTAGGAGGTAAATTCATTTCCAAAGGAGTCAAGAAAGTGAAAACTGAGACAGCTTACGTTTTCTCCACAGGTACAATTCACTCTGGTGCCATCTTGCTCCATATACCTCAAATTGCCAGCAATTAAACCTTTTGAAGTAGATAACTGAAAAGATAATAAGCAGATTGGAAAACTTTTCATGATTTGGGGGAGGGAAGAAGCATACCAGTGGTAGTCAAGGCtacttcctagctctgtgctcagggatcagacctggatcagacatatacaaggcaagaaaCTTCTCCATGGAACTAGCCTTAGGATCCCACATATGCACTTTTAAAAGTTCAGATTAGAGAGgtcggggtgatagcacagcgggagggcgtttgccttgcacgtggctgacccaggatggacctgggtccgtccatatggtcccccaagccaggagcaatttctgagcgcataaccaggaataaccccgagcatcactgggtgtgactcaaaaaacaaacaaacaaacaaaaaatcagataagaatttaagaaatgaagaaatgaaattagaattgaaatgaaaataaaataaaatgtattttggaaTTCCAATTTTGAAAATCTTTGAAATTCATGAAGTAGGTTAAAGAGATATGTCAAGGTCCCATtcttggcactgtatatggttcccagagcaccacgATGACAACTCCCGAGCCTCTCgataccactggatgtgaccccaaaacaaaacaaaacaatccaaaaattcATGAAAAAAGTAAGATCAAGCATATCAGAAGGAAAAGGCGTCTTCTTCATCTTCTAATTATGCATTTTATTCTAAAGTTAAACGTTTCATTTTGTACTTACTATATGTAGACTCCTCCTTGGCATTTTCAACATGCAGGAGATGTCATCGATAATATTGTCCACAACAGTTTGATTACCAAAGAGTTGGCAATCTGTATAATATATATctctatgaaaattttaaaaaaatacacatttaattAACCATAATCTCTCTGCACAGGACGAGAATTATTATACTATCATTTGGGAAAAATTCAACTGGATGAAATGCAACATACAGAGTAATTTATTATACATAATTTACTCTATTTAACTTTTCAAAACATATCATGAAAGTTTATCCAAGCCAATATTCTGTGATGTTTTAAAGAGGAAATTACCTTTTGGTTACATAAGTGTTGCTCTGTACCAATTTATAAATCATAgacaatattttaagaattagagctgtaaaataagaatgaaatcaAGTTAAACTCATCATTTCTAttcctaattaaaaatatatccctATCAAGGATCTGGCctctattttatgataaaaattatcaAATCTATAATAACATACAGAACAGTAATTAACTTGAGTCTGATCAATTTTATTGTACTAAGAAGAGCAAGGTTGACATGGTCCTTTTAACTGATTTATGTTCCTTGAAAATTGATTTCCAAATGATAACGTACTGCCAAAGTAGTGacataaaattctataaattcaCTTTAAGTAAACTTACAGAATTTACTTTTTGGTGGTTTATTAAAGAACTAgtcctttttgtttgtctttggttttgaactactcctggaagtgctcagggcttacccctggctctgtattcaggaattacgcctggcagtgcttggggtccatgtgggatcttggggatagaactcaggtcggCTTCTTACAAGGAAATGCTCTCCCTcctatactatagctccagccttaGAATGAGTTTTTTTGACCAGGAACAACAGTAACCAAGAAAGTAACAAATCATTTTAACATGAAAAGCTAAGAAAGGTAATTTACCAAACTTTTTAACTGATCTTGTTGAATCACTTCTGATTTTTCTCATGGTACACTGAGATACCATCTGAAGACCCACAGAATCTTCAAACctatcattttgtttaaaacaaaagaataaaagaaaaataatcaacctCTGACCACCAAATGGCATACACATAATGTCCTATTTAAACCGAAGTTGTGGGATATCTTGTTTATAAGCATAGCTAATTCTAGTAATCAGAATTAACTCTGTGCCATAGAGAGGCACAATAaaatagtgtttaaaataaaggaagTATATGCCTTTAGTTGTGTGTATCTGTGCAAAAATACTGTGCATTTTTTCCTGGGAAgtgtcaaatatttttcaaatatttttaaaagtttatggtagtttgttatttatatttttctttgaataattacTCAATTTagtgtttcaaaatattttattttggatgtaCCTCCAGAGTTCTGTTTAAGTAACGTATATTGGATCACTAAATTGAACTGCCAAGCCTGTCCTAAAGGTGGCAGACGGCACCAGGCAAAGACACTGCGTCATCTCTTAAGGCTTCATGAAATCCAACTCTGCAACCTGATACAAAAGTTTACCATTGATATCCATCATACTGATTCTAAGTGACTAAGTGAGGTGCCTCACAGGAACCTTTGCTCTGGTTCTGTAATCTGGCTGAGAACTAgtctttcattttcattatttaatgGGAAGTTCTGACAGGCTGATttgaaaaagcaaaattaaaaataaaggctaGAGTGCATTTGAGGCCTTTGATGTTGTTGGGTGTGTTGCCAGCTTAGACACCTGACCACAGGGGGAAAGATGACAGAAGAGTTTTTGAaattgctctatgctcaggccaCATTCATGTTGGTCTCAGTAGGGAAATGGTTGGAGTTTCCTGAGCAAGTGGCTTTCTTGGACAGTACAAATGAAAATTCCAGGTCACATTCCACCTTCCAAAGCAGATTAAAAGCCTGACACACGTTTTGGCTGGCCTGCAAGATTTGATGGATTTCAACCTCTTTTGGAGCTCCATTTAGAAAAAttccttagtttttttttgtttgtttttttttcctcctttcataGCTAGCTCTCGTTTATAGAATCTGACTCTATggcttttattttgtaatattccTTCCATACATTTTTGGCAGGATCAAGACAATAAAAAGGATGAACTCTGACCCACTGAAATCTATTCAAGCAATGGCATTATGAAACctgaaaataaacttaaaaataaataaagagttggggccagagtgatagctcagaaggtagagcacttgccttgcacgactAGTTTCAATTCTCatatcccacgtggtcccctgagccccgccaggaataagcccaggtaccgctagtgtggccccaaacccaaaacttaTATAAACAAACTTAGGAATAGCCCACTTTATATTGTTCCAGCTTGATCTGCTGTCTATTATGAATGCAGGTGCTTCACTTCTTGCCAAGCTTTTGACTATATCCTGGATAATATTTTCTATAGATGTAAGAACCTCAGAACTGAAATAACAAACACGTGGATTCAATTTCATTTAGAAATGACGTCTTTGCAATATGTAACATTTCCTCAGACTAATACTAGCTTAACTTTTTGTTTCATTAGTTAACAGCAGGTAACCCTAGTCAACAGTGATTGTTCCCATTAAATTCTGACATCCGTGCtgcattaaaaactattttatagtgGTTTCTTTccaagaaatttaattttcttggaaTTTTATTCATCAACTATCAGCTGAAGAAAGGCCTCccacttagagaaataattagAAAGAGAACTTAAGACACTGATTTTATGCATCATCCAGTGGTAATCAACTTTAAATACAAACGAATTGGATCGAAATACTACTgatgtttttattaatgttttaatttaaaaagatgtaaTACTGGCTTGGATTTCTTATCCAAaaatacagtgaaaaaaaaaaaaaacatttcaaaagaaatatttcttgtaGTGCATTACCCGAACTGATCTCAACCCTTTTGAATTTTCgtgatacaaaaagaaaaaaactttaatcagTACCATGAAAAGACTTGGCAACCCTTAACACCACTTTAGAGCAAAATATTAAGACTTTGCCCATTTTTTTGGTCAGCTGACTTTTAATTTCACAAGCCATCAGCTTAAAAAAAGATGTTGTTCTGTTATAAATACTATTAGCAATCTGCTAGGAAGGGAaatcaaattaattttagaaaagagGCAAAAAGTAGTGTGATTTCCACAGAAACGTCAGAGATTTCATGGAAAACTCGTGGATTAGCAAATACATTTCAAAACAGTCAATCTCCTCCGATAGAAGATAAAAAATTCACTCCAACACCTCATTTCTTCCTGCGGCAGTTAAAATAGTGTTGTCACCAACTCTAAGATATAATCAGACCCATTTACATCTGAAATTTAACGTTTCATAAAATGCAAGTTAATCAAACTTCCCTGTCTTTCCCCGGCTAAAACCCTcctgtaaaaaaacaaaataaatgtctgCTTGTGTGgggtttttctttggttttgttttgttgttttggcagTTGGCTTGGGATTAAAAATAAGACTTTAATTTGTTTAGGCTGAAAAATCTCTGCTGATAAAACCAGAGGAGCAGATGGAGGAAGCCAAACAAGGGGCAGCGTTTGAGCCGGTGAAGGCAAAGGCAGTCCGGGACGTGAAGGCATTTTTCTGTTGTTATCTCTGAGCTGGGAAGGCTGGAGACCCTCTGTCATCGATTTTATCAGCACCTGCTTGAATTGATTTTAAACAAATCATTTGAGAAATGCCTCCTTTTGCCTTTCCAAACCGAGACCGCCCATCTGCAGATGAATCACTTCCAGTGTGTTGCCTCCCTTGTTCGTGTTTGATCACCACTTACTGAATGAGAACTCACGACAGCATTTCCTTccctcttaaaaaagaaaaatgtttgcaaaCCGTTTTCAGTTCCAagtcccaccccactcccaacaacaacaacaacaacaacaacaacaacaacaacaacaacacaggtAACCAAAGTGGCCCTCAATTCTCAGTCCTGCTAAAAATGTCAAGAAAAGGCctgatagcagagcagtaagtccattgccttgcatgtggccaacccggtacgacctgggttcaaaccctggcatctcttatggtcccccaaacctgccaggagtgatttctgagcacagtgccaggagtaaaccctgagtgctgctgcgtatggcccaatcaatcaatcaaatggcaagaaatttaagtcccagggccagagtgacaacacagttgtagagcatttgccttgcacatagccaaccgggatgaacctgggttcaatccctgtcatctcatgtggtccctcgagcctgccagaagtcatttctgagtgcagagccaggaagaacccctgagcactgccaggtgggggtccaaaatcaaacaaaaacaaaaacaaagattgtcAAGAAAATGAAGTCCTGAGGGCCAGAGCCATATAGCTCGCTCAGCTGTAgggccattgccttgcatgcagccaacatggggccaacctgggattcgaccccctgcatcccatatggtctaaggagcctgccaggagcaatttctgggcccagagtcaggagtgacccctgggaaccacaaggtatgaccccaaaacaaaacaagaaaacaaaggcaaaatgtcaagaggagtgatttctgagtacagagtcaagaggggcccctgaacaccatagggtatgaccccaaaacaaaacaagaaaacaaagacaaaatgtcaagaggagcgatttctgagcacagaatcaagagggacccctgaacaccataggGTATGAgcccaaaactaaacaagaaaacaaaaacaaaatgtcaagaggagcgatttctgagcagagtcaagagggacccctgaacaccatagggtgtgaccccaaaactaaacaagaaaacaaaaacaaaatgtcaagaggagagatttctgagcacaggggtgtgacaccaaaacaaaacaaaacacaaaaacagaaacaaaatgtcAAGAGAATTAAGtgcaaaatcaaaaccaaagaaaaccaaagaatgTCAAGGAAAAGCCAGCCCAGCAGCATCATGGAAGCTTCTGGCACATTCTAGAAGGGGAATGTTCTAGAAGACGGGCAGGGGCTGTGGCCCAGCTTTGGGGTTCGAATGAGGGGGATGCTGAGGGCCCCCTCTTTCGAAGCCTGTGTACCTAGAGGCTGGGCCCCTGCTCCTGCCCGCAGCCTCCTCAGGCCCGCTGTCCCTCCCCAGGGCGGCCAAGAGGGACGCCCTGTGCCGGTCCAAAGCCTCGAAGAACGAGGCCTCAGGCCCCATGGGCGCGAAGGCCATGAGGGGGATGGAGCGCGGCCGGAAGCCGGAAGTAAAAAACCGGAAACCAGAAGCCACACGGCGGAAGTTGAAGGCACCCTAGGGCTGAGCACTCGCTTCCGCTTCCGTCCGACGCCTTGCTCCCTGCGACGTCTAGGCGCGTCTGCGCATGCTCCGTCGTATGCACATGCTCAGTAGAAGCCATGCGCATGCCCAGTCCAGGGCACGCCTGCCAGGCCTGACCATGGCTTCTCTGCACAAGTGTGCGCAGGCGCCCCCTCTGGACGGTGGCCGCCTAGGAGTAAGCAAGCGCTGTGTCTCTTAAGCTTGGCAAAGCTGGCTGCATGCAGGTGGTTGGATGGGCCTTGGCTGCCCTTGGAAGGACACAAATGATTCTGCATTTGGTGCAAAGCAGTACCCATGAGTTTTCATTTTTCAGAAGATAGCCAGGactacagtgatagcacagcagtaggaccattgccttgcatgcggcctacctgggATAGGCCtaaggttagatccctgacatcctatatggtctcccaaacctgccaggagtgatttctgtgttcagagccaggagtaatccctgagagccattgggtgtggcccccaaaacaaaaacaaacaaataaaaaaaaaaacaaaaaaacagccaGGAGATGGCACAAAGGACTTGGACTGTTTGCTCTGCCATGGGAAAGCCTAGACTGATCCTACACGCGCCATAGACTGTCCCCCAACCCCACCTCCCTATGTTCAGCACCACTGTGGAACCctcctactcccccccccccaccatcaccacgttttaaaaaagatttatggAAGACCAACAGTGCACCAGATATTGGTGTAGGCCCCCGAGTTCAGCTGTGATCAAGGGAAATGAAATTCCTGTCTTGGCTAACATTTCAACGGAGGTGGGGCGCTTACAAAGCGCATTTCACTTGTCTCTTTCCTCTTTAATGTTGGCAGCAGCCCTGGAGGTCCCTGCTGTGATCATGGGGATTTtgcaggagagagaaaaagggaggccCTCTAGCTCAGGCACGCCTGGCTTAACACCCCGGCACTGTCCCTTTGTAAGGCCGCCAGATTTAGCAAATTAAAATACAGCTCGCTCGATTAAGTTGGGATTTTGTGTAAACAATGCATACCTTTAATAGGTTATTTAGGGCTCCTGCAATCTTGGAGGACACAATTTTACTAAGAGAAATATTCAGCGGCTTATCTGCAATTCGAATTGAACTGGAATTCGTCCTGCCCTCACCTTGTAATTCCCTGAGCTGAACTTCCCCCTGCTTCTCTCTGAGAGTTCTAGAACTGTTTCTACAGTTCTCTGGGAGCAGCTCTGCCTCAGATTGGGGGCTGCTGtcaaggagagaagaggggaccCAGCAGTGCTATAGTACGTGGGGGTGTGGTTCTGCCTGGATGAAGACCTTGTGGGGGactgcccaggagtgatttctgtgttcagagccaggagtaatccctgagagccattgggtgtggcccccaaaacaaaaacaaacaaataaaaaaaaaaaaacaaaaaaacagccaGGAGATGGCTATCAGTATCAGTACTATCAGTATGGccctagaaaaaaaaagtttactccCTTCATTACTATTGATTTGGTAGTAATACTGCTTGGCCAAAATAACCATGAGTGATGCTTCCTGGGTAAGTCCTATGCCTGCCTTGCACCCCCATATTCCTAGCATTGTGCCCAGGCTTTAGTCTTCATCCTCACAACATTCCACACTGCATGAGTGCAAGTTAGAGCCACACAACCCCTAAGGTGAACAGGTCAAGCCAAGTTCCTTACACTTGGAAAGCTCCTGTCCGAAGGGGAAGCAGGAACTGAGTAGAAAGAGGCGAGCTCATCCCAGTCCTAACTTGCCATGTGAGAAGGTCGTTAGCTACCTAAGAGGTCTACATTATTGTCtcatttcacagatgaaaaaaaaataaagacatttgagGCACTTTCTGGAAGGTGGCGCTCCTGGGAGTGCCAGGGCTGAGAGGCCAATCTCATCTCCAAATTCTTACTCTGGACTCTGCAGAGAGGACCGTGGGAGCAGGTCAGATTTGAACAGGGCCTTTCATGGACACTCCTCTGGTCTCTGTTTGCTCATCTCCACTGTTACCTGGTGACAGGTGTCTCTTTTTGTCGTCTCCAGGATAACTAAGTATAAGGCTTTGAAGGTCTGCCTGCCCCAGGTCCCAGTGCCTCTCTTTGAGGCTGGAATCCTTTGTCTGTAAACCCTGTAACCCCCCAACCTAAGtcttcagcatcacatataaCAGCCCAGAAGTTGGAAACACCTGATTAAGGCCGGATCTGACATGCCACTAACATGAAAGATCCTGAGCTGGGTGGAGGGCCCAGGGCTCAGGGATCAAAACGGTGAAGGGAACCGACACATAAAGAGCCTTGGAATTCCTGCTGGAGAAACCACAAGGTGCAGACTTGAAAGGCCTGAGCTCGGTTCCCCTTTTCCCACTGCGGCAGACCAAAGGAAGGGTCCCCCatccttgcaggcagctgaactccccaccccctacccccaGGTATCAGCCAGGGCTCAGGCTCAGGTCACTTCATGCGCAGGCAGGCACTGCCTCCACTTCAAAGTCAACCTCTCAGAGCCCGAGGCGCTGAGAGGAAAATATTCCTCCAGCCCCTAGCAACCAATTGCAGATGGAACTGGCAAGCGGTGCTTTGCGAGCCGGCCCCATGCTGAGTTGTGGGGAGCTACAGACCGCAGGCTCCCCCCTTCTGCACTCActtggggaaaaaaggaaaaggtctCTCCAAACTCTAGCAGTGGGTCTTTGCTTGGAGGTCCACCCAAGAAGGCTCAGAGATTTGTCAGCAGGTTCAGTGCCTCCAAGTGGTGCTGGAAAGAGCTTCATTCCAATAGGGTGCCTTGATTGTTCTCAAGTCTAACACCCCCTTCCCCCCACATACAAAAGGGAAAGGCCGGCAGGGAGGGGTTGCCCTTCCAGTCATGAGACAGAAGGTGTCATACTTGGCACGTGGAAACTTGGGTGGTgtctgggtttttgttgtttttgggggggggcgggggaggaTCACATCTGGCTGAActtggagcttactcctggctctgtgttcaggattcactcctggtggtgcttggaggattctacaatgctggggattgaacccaagctggccacatgcaaggcaagtgccttaacctctgtactatctctttagctgctctattttaaaataaatatataaaactgatACAAAACTTTTCAAAGATTTCTGGAATAAAAAAACTCTCACAACCCCAGTCTATCTTCATGTCCTGTTGCCATTTTTCTTGGAGCCCAGAACCCCGTCTGGCCTGCAAATATTCTTTCTTGCCCAGGACCTTTGTCCTAGCACTTGCCCAACATTCCAGCTCTAAATCCtttgttttctcttcctcctccctgctGTCCCTCCTCAAACCCAGCCAGGCTAATTAGCCTCCGTCTTGGGATCTTTGATGTACTGCCCCTTTGTCTTAAGCCTCAAATTccctggaggaaggaaggaaaaggagaaggaaggaaggaaggaaggaaggaaggaaggaaggaaggaaggaaggaaggaaggaaggaaggaaggaaggaaggaaggaaggaaggaaggaaggaaggaaggaaggaaggaaggaaggaaggaaggaaggaaggaaggaaggaagaagggagggagggagggagggaggaaggaaggaaggaaggaaggaaggaaggaaggaaggaaggaaggaaaggagggagggaagaaagaatggagggagggagggaaggaggaagggagggaaggaaggaaggaaggaaggaaggaaggaaggaaggaaggaaaggagggaggaaggaaggaaaggagggagggaggaaggaaaggagggagggaggaaagagtggagggagggagggaaggagggagggaggaaggaaaggagggagggaggaaagaatggagggagggagggaaggaggaagggagggagggaaggaaggaaggaaggaaggaaggaaggaaggaaggaaggaaggaaggaaggaaggaaggaaggaaggaagggagggagggaggaagggtaggagagagggagagaaggaggaaggaaggaaggaaggaaggaaggaaggaagggagggagggagggagggaggaagggagggaagaagggagggagggaggaaggaaggaagcaaggaaggaaggtcCCTGTCTTCACCCTGAGCTCTGGTTTCTAGTTGCTGCATTTCCTTCCAACCATCTAGTTATAGGCACTTACTTAagctgccatcttttttttttttttttttttttttttttttttttttttttggtttttgggccacacccggcggtgctcaggggttactcctggctgtctgctcagaaatagctcctggcaggcaccggggactatatgggacaccaggatttgaaccaaccacctttggtcctggatcggctgcttgc
Coding sequences within it:
- the SPO11 gene encoding meiotic recombination protein SPO11 isoform X1, producing the protein MAFAPMGPEASFFEALDRHRASLLAALGRDSGPEEAAGRSRGPASSSEVLTSIENIIQDIVKSLARSEAPAFIIDSRSSWNNIKFEDSVGLQMVSQCTMRKIRSDSTRSVKKFALILKILSMIYKLVQSNTYVTKRDIYYTDCQLFGNQTVVDNIIDDISCMLKMPRRSLHILSTSKGLIAGNLRYMEQDGTRVNCTCGENAIAVPSNIQGIQNLVTDAKFLLIVEKDATFQRLLDDCFCHKMSPCIMVTGKGVPDLNTRLFVRKLWETFHIPMFTLVDADPHGIEIMCIYKYGSMSMSFEAHNLTVPAIRWLGLLPSDIQRLNISKETLIPLTKQDQMKLDSLLKRPYVNCQPFWRQEMEIMAESKMKAEIQALTSLSSDYLSRVYLPNKLKYGGWL
- the SPO11 gene encoding meiotic recombination protein SPO11 isoform X2, encoding MAFAPMGPEASFFEALDRHRASLLAALGRDSGPEEAAGRSRGPASRFEDSVGLQMVSQCTMRKIRSDSTRSVKKFALILKILSMIYKLVQSNTYVTKRDIYYTDCQLFGNQTVVDNIIDDISCMLKMPRRSLHILSTSKGLIAGNLRYMEQDGTRVNCTCGENAIAVPSNIQGIQNLVTDAKFLLIVEKDATFQRLLDDCFCHKMSPCIMVTGKGVPDLNTRLFVRKLWETFHIPMFTLVDADPHGIEIMCIYKYGSMSMSFEAHNLTVPAIRWLGLLPSDIQRLNISKETLIPLTKQDQMKLDSLLKRPYVNCQPFWRQEMEIMAESKMKAEIQALTSLSSDYLSRVYLPNKLKYGGWL